In Thermodesulfobacteriota bacterium, a single genomic region encodes these proteins:
- a CDS encoding hotdog domain-containing protein, producing the protein MKKKIASGMFIEKNIQTTPEMAASRFHQSSPRVLSTPSLIAFMQTTCADMMAPFLESNEMAVSTKIEMNHLASTPIGMPITIRAEIIKIQDKRINFKVEAFDDMEKIASAYNDMYIIDEERFERGIKRKLGKTQAKA; encoded by the coding sequence ATGAAGAAAAAAATAGCTTCGGGGATGTTCATAGAAAAAAACATCCAAACCACACCAGAGATGGCCGCATCGCGATTCCATCAAAGCTCCCCCCGAGTACTTTCAACGCCATCACTCATTGCATTTATGCAAACTACATGCGCCGACATGATGGCTCCATTCCTGGAGAGTAACGAGATGGCGGTAAGCACCAAAATCGAGATGAATCATCTTGCATCAACCCCCATTGGAATGCCTATAACTATCAGGGCTGAAATAATTAAGATTCAAGATAAGAGGATTAACTTCAAAGTCGAGGCATTTGATGATATGGAGAAAATAGCGTCAGCATATAATGATATGTATATAATCGATGAAGAGAGATTTGAAAGAGGAATAAAACGGAAACTGGGTAAAACGCAAGCAAAGGCTTAA